A stretch of Triticum aestivum cultivar Chinese Spring chromosome 1D, IWGSC CS RefSeq v2.1, whole genome shotgun sequence DNA encodes these proteins:
- the LOC123176110 gene encoding protein MIZU-KUSSEI 1-like yields the protein MALHADAAHISSPHSLIWHQLTIRSIFACPPASEAHKKRMSASEETRGSMKKKEKKKTTGCLAPIFAACVPSARQQPGGDDDAARSRLSFSFAEQSQPESIIDPAASVVARKDGRHQQQPQHCAVIVGTIFGSRSGRVTFCVQRDPAVPPPFLFELSVPMQSLAAEMASGLLRIALECHRSSGRSSAPGAAGENAAAAGGSSRPRNVWTASCNGRDAGHAVRRPPTEWERGVLESMRTMTAGVGALPAAEPQEGISEEVMYMRATYERVVGSKDAVSYHLISPRTAGDSPPQELSLFLLRTRGD from the coding sequence ATGGCTCTTCACGCCGACGCTGCACATATATCATCGCCTCACTCACTCATTTGGCACCAGCTCACAATAAGATCGATCTTCGCTTGCCCGCCAGCATCTGAAGCACACAAGAAGCGGATGTCGGCATCTGAAGAAACTCGGGGcagcatgaagaagaaggagaagaagaagacgacgggcTGCCTCGCGCCAATCTTCGCCGCCTGCGTCCCCTCCGCCAGGCAGCAGCCCGGCGGCGACGACGATGCCGCCAGGAGCCGCCTCAGCTTCTCGTTCGCGGAGCAGAGCCAGCCCGAGAGCATCATCGACCCGGCCGCCTCGGTCGTGGCCAGGAAGGACGGCCGGCACCAGCAGCAGCCGCAGCACTGCGCCGTCATCGTCGGCACCATCTTCGGGAGCCGCAGCGGCCGCGTGACCTTCTGCGTGCAGCGCGACCCGGCCGTGCCGCCCCCGTTCCTCTTCGAGCTCTCCGTGCCCATGCAGTCCCTCGCCGCCGAGATGGCGTCCGGCCTTCTCCGCATCGCGCTCGAGTGCCACCGCTCCAGCGGCAGGTCGTCCGCGCCCGGTGCGGCCGGCGAAAatgctgctgctgccggcggcaGCTCCCGCCCGAGAAACGTCTGGACGGCGTCCTGCAACGGCCGGGACGCCGGACATGCCGTGCGGCGGCCGCCGACGGAGTGGGAGCGGGGCGTGCTGGAGAGCATGCGGACGATGACGGCCGGCGTCGGGGCGCTGCCGGCAGCCGAGCCGCAAGAAGGGATCAGCGAGGAGGTGATGTATATGAGGGCGACCTACGAGAGGGTGGTGGGCTCCAAGGACGCGGTGTCGTACCATCTCATCAGCCCACGCACCGCCGGCGATAGCCCGCCGCAGGAGCTCAGCCTCTTCCTGCTGAGAACCAGAGGGGATTGA
- the LOC123176091 gene encoding uncharacterized protein isoform X2, with protein sequence MDVNHMMRSQRINPDSLADGGVSGASRNPAAPAPAPKPSKDERAPDVVVDTSRLAPYFPRTSLENRPASSSAALLSHYRYNVAMDTSHSQGPDLGGGGGGGIALSDCPLPLQWWGHGKRSRSRRETPVPEPELTRAEVRRQKSLNYRSRRAAKAKARAAMAPPGARGPNLSASPSPPPRAGTLWLHGYPGINSDSLPLADGGGGSMILRPVSPTPDPTQSKLERTPLVVADTSCLTPYFGRTTLENHMTRGRPASSSAALVSHHIYNIGMHTYQGPNVGGGLSSDIVRTSLEQHKLWGHAPYPPQPAYSPIAPVSHHLLNNAMHTSQGSNVTGGGGNTIASPNAHVPLQWGQRKRPRSRREAPARTPAPKPELTPAKAHVKPMVSSGACEPNLITYLSLPPPALTLSLRSSAAELHNTVGEQQPTLKEEKVMPPPSALGPIFSTVSPHAATLSHHRCSLLVVVLVTATMMQIMSGPSLIGCGYDKRGRLSLLEGVVAEEVDLVLGVFSQPVMFRPEMHLFSTPLDN encoded by the exons ATGGACGTCAATCACATGATGAG GTCCCAGAGAATCAACCCGGATTCCCTCGCTGATGGCGGAGTCAGCGGCGCGAGCAGGAACccagcggcgccggcgccggcccccAAACCGAGCAAGGACGAGCGCGCTCCGGACGTCGTCGTCGACACCTCACGCCTCGCGCCTTACTTCCCCCGCACCTCGCTCGAGAATCGTCCGGCGTCCTCATCCGCTGCCCTCCTGAGCCACTATCGCTACAACGTCGCCATGGACACGTCCCACTCCCAGGGAcccgacctcggcggcggcggtggcggcggcatcgCCTTGTCGGACTGTCCCTTGCCGCTCCAGTGGTGGGGCCACGGGAAGCGGTCGCGCAGCCGTCGCGAGACGCCGGTGCCCGAACCCGAGCTGACGCGCGCCGAGGTGCGCCGTCAGAAATCCCTCAACTACAGGAGCCGCAGGGCGGCGAAGGCGAAGGCGCGAGCGGCTATGGCGCCGCCGGGCGCCCGCGGTCCCAACCTCAGCGCATCCCCATCGCCTCCTCCTCGCGCCGGCACCCTCTGGCTCCACGG GTACCCGGGAATCAACTCGGATTCCCTCCCTCTCGCTGATGGCGGTGGTGGCAGCATGATCCTTAGGCCAGTGTCACCAACGCCGGACCCCACACAGAGCAAGCTCGAGCGCACCCCACTCGTCGTCGCTGACACCTCATGCCTCACGCCGTACTTCGGCCGCACCACGCTGGAGAACCACATGACACGAGGGCGCCCGGCATCCTCATCCGCTGCCCTCGTAAGCCACCATATCTACAACATCGGCATGCACACATACCAAGGACCCAACGTCGGTGGCGGCCTTAGCAGCGACATCGTCCGCACCTCACTTGAGCAACACAAATTGTGGGGTCACGCTCCGTACCCGCCCCAACCGGCGTACTCACCAATTGCCCCTGTGAGCCACCATCTCTTGAACAACGCCATGCACACCTCCCAGGGATCCAACGTCACTGGCGGTGGCGGCAACACCATCGCCTCACCGAATGCCCATGTGCCGCTTCAGTGGGGCCAAAGGAAGCGCCCGCGTAGCCGCCGGGAGGCGCCTGCACGCACTCCCGCGCCTAAACCGGAGTTGACGCCCGCCAAGGCGCATGTGAAGCCGATGGTGTCATCGGGCGCCTGCGAGCCCAACCTCATCACCTACCTGTCACTCCCTCCTCCCGCTCTCACCCTCTCTCTCCGCAG CTCTGCGGCGGAGCTTCACAACACCGTTGGCGAGCAACAGCCAACGTTGAAGGAGGAGAAGGTGATGCCGCCGCCGAGCGCCCTTGGTCCCATCTTCTCGACCGTCTCTCCTCATGCTGCCACCCTCTCGCACCACAG gtgTTCTCTACTTGTTGTGGTGCTGGTCACGGCAACCATGATGCAAATCATGTCTGGTCCATCTTTGATAGGATGTGGCTATGACAAGCGAGGACGTttatcccttcttgaaggcgttgttgcGGAAGAAGTTGATTTAGTCCTAGGTGTTTTTTCACAACCTGTAATGTTTCGGCCTGAGATGCATTTGTTCAGTACTCCGCTTGACAATTAA